From Pleurocapsa sp. PCC 7319:
CCAAAATACCAGGAGATTATCCTGCCTATGGACAATTAATTCCTCAAAATTTTACCCGTGAGATGATCGTAGATCGCAAAAGACTTTTAGCTAGTCTGGAATTAGTAGCAGTATTGGCGCAAAAAAATAATTTGGTTAAGTTTAGTCTCGATAATGATAAAGGAGAATTAATCATCTCAGCGGATGCTCAAGATGTAGGCAATGCCAAACAATCTTTACCTGCAGAAATCATGGGAGAGGATATCGAAATTGCCTTTAATATTAAATATCTGATGGATGGACTGAAGGCACTTTCGGCAACAGAAATTAAAATGCAGCTCAATGAATGGAATCAACCAGTTATATTTACTCCTCTTGCTGGATTAAATATGACCTATTTAGTGATGCCTGTCCAAATCAGAAACTAAGTAAAATATATACTACAAAGAATATCGGCTAAAGGTATTCGGTAGTAATTGGTTTAGCTATTAAGTATAAGACCTAAAAGTCATAGTTACTAATTATTTAGTACATTCAGAGATTGTCATACTGACTAATTGCGCATAATCTAAATAATCTAGTATGTAATTATCTTATTTTTGAGTATCGCTTTGTAAACTAAATTTTATTCTTATTGTTGCTGGTTATGTCTTACGAATCAGAATTAAATTATCAATCTGGCAAGCTGATTAACCCAGCAAAATTATCCTTATTGCTGTCGGTCGCTTTACATTTGCTGGTGCTTAAATTTGGTTTACCAACTTTAAATTTTAATAATGATTCGGGACAAAGAGAAGTTTCCGTAATTGAATTGAGTCCCGAGCAGCAGTCGCGTTTACCCGACTTATATCCCCAAATAGAAAATCCTAATGTACCTAATATTAGCGATCTGCCGCCAGTTGATAATAGCCAGCCAGCCTCACCATTTGCCATACCCCGTTCATTAATTCCAGGCTTAGGAGATCCATCTAATTTACCTCCCGTTGCTATTCCACCTCCGCCAAACTTTAATCTTCCTCCTTTACCGCCGGTAACTGATATTACTTTGCCTCCGATTGGTGATTTATCACAATTACCTCAACCGCCTGAAATTAATCCTCTGGATTTCAAAGTCGATCCATCTGAGTTCCCACCCCCAGATACTAATAAACCAACCTCAGAAACCGCAAAACCTCAGCAACCCAAAAAAAACACACAAACAGCGGGTAAACCTGAACAAAAGCCAGGTAAAAAACCTCAAACAAAACCTCAAGTTAAGCCTAAGCCAGAGGAAATTGCTGCTAAAAAAGCTGCCGATTCAGCCAAGGGACTCAGTAACCTTAGCCAAAGTCTTAAAAAAACGCAAGCTGGTACTACTGACGAAGATGCAAGGAAAAATTACATTGCATGGCTAACTAAAGTCCAAGAGATAGAACCCAAGAGAATCGAAGTTCAAGGCACTTATCCACGAGATGCTTGTATTAGAAGACTTGAAGGTACTAGCGTCTACGGAGTTGTAGTTGATGCTGAAGGTCAAGTTGTTGCCTTAGATTTGATTAAGGGCGCAAAATATCCAATTTTTAACGAGCAAGCTAGTCAAGAAATTAGTCAGAGTGTTTTAGATAATGATACTGGAAAGCCCAAACCTTATCAGGTATTAGTTAACTATGAATATGATGCGGAAATATGTCCTTCTTTAACTCTTCCCTCTATCAGAAGAGAGCAAAAAAATCAGACAACCGAATCAGAGCAGAAACCTCAACCGACACCGGCACCGCAACCTAAACCCAAACCCGAACCCAAACCTGAGCCCCCGCCAGAATCGGAACCCAAGCCCGAACCCAAGCCCGAACCCAAGCCTGAGCCCCCACCGGAACCAGCTGCTGCTCCAGCACCTACACCACAACCGGCACCACAACCGGCACCGCAACCCAGTCCCGAACCTGAACCATTGCCATCATTACGGGATCGGTTACAAAATATTCCACTTCCCGATCGCAAGCCCTCAGAATTGAAAGATATTCCTTTGCCTGATAAGCCAAATTTCAAAAAATAACATATCCCAGAAGTAATATGGGTTAATTAAAAATAGAATAATACGCTTAATAGCTTTTAGCTTTTAGCTAATGAGGTTCATTCCTGTAAATAAGGTAAGTATCACACGCTTCTGAAAAACTCATTACTCATTACCCATTACTTGCTCCTAAAGATACTAGCGCGCAACCTCAGCCTTTAATTTTGGACAAGCCGATCATTCTGACCACAAGCGTCGGCGTTTTTTACCCTTTAAGCGTTGATGAGTATCTCTAAGCAAAGTTGGGATATTTAATTGTTCTGGACAGCGTGGCAAACAATCACCACAGTCAGTACAACGATTACCTTTTTTCCCTGGAAACCAATGTCCCGCGTTTTCCAACATTCCATAACGGTATTGACCATAATCCTGCATTTCGTAAGCCACAGTCAAGTTACGTAGTCTTAGGATTTCAGGGATATTAATTGATTCAGGACAGGGCAGACACCGATAGCACTGGGAACAGAGATCCGTAGTCAAACTAGTCTCTAAATGCTGTTTAAGCCGTTTACAGACCTCTTTTTCCGATGTGGTGAGGGGGTAATCAGCATCAGCTACTTGGAGCGGAGTAGTTAATTCATCAGGATTTGCGGCACCAATACTGAGAGTAGTAATACGGCGATCGCTTAATAAAAAACGATAGTTTAATTCTAAGGGGGTAAAGGGAAAACTCAGTTCTACTAGCTTTGCTGGAGGAGTATATAATCTACCTCCCTTATCAGCAGGAGAAATAATAAATATTCCTAAGTCTTTCTCTTGTGCTAGAGCGATCGCGGGATGGTTGCGCTGAAAAAAATAATAATAATGTAGGTTAACAAATTCAAATAAATCTGTCTTAATTGCTGCCAAAATCAAATCGAGGCTACCATGAGTCGAAAAACCTAAATGTTTGATTTTCCCTTGTTTAATCGCAGTTTGTATTGCCGATAAACAACCATCAGGATTTGTAACCCAATTTAAATGTTCCCAGGTATTAATGCCATGAAGTGCCAAACAGTCAATGTATTCTACTTGCAGTCTGCTTAGAGACTGGTCGATCCACTGGCTCATTTGCTGCGGATCAGGAGTGGGAGATAATTTTGTAGTGAGATGAATTTGCTGCCGAGGTATGGCTAAGTCTTGTAATGCTTGTCCCAAATAATTTTCACTCTGACCATATCCTCTGGCAGTTTCCAGATGATTAATCCCCAAAGCGATCGCCTGCTCAATTGTTTGGCGGTTGGTTTGGGGAGAAGCCAAGCAACGCATTGTCCCCAGGGAAAATACTGATAAATTAAGATCGGTTTTACCAAATCGTCGCTGGCGCATTACTACTGTTTATAGAATTAGATACTAGATACTTAAATCAGTATTTCATAACCTCAAAAATTACCAAGCATTTGTCCCTGATACTCAATTATTGGGAATTGTCTTAATGTTGCTCTTTATAGCCGCTTTTCTTAATTAGCTGTTCAGGGCTTAGGCGAGAAACAAACTCTCTAAATGCTTTTCTTTCAGCATCATCAGCATCAGTGTCCACAGGAATTGAAGCATCAGCAACAACTTCTTCTAGTACCCAAATAGGACTGTCGGTACGCAAAGCGATCGCCACGGCATCACTGGGACGACAATCGATTTCCTTCTTAACTCCTTTATGATTAATACAAAGCACTGCATAGAAAATATCATTGGTTAGAGCATGAATAATAATTCGCTCTAGTTTAATATTGCAGTCGTCAAAAATATTGGCAATTAAGTCATGAGTCAGAGGTCGCGAGGGACGATGTCCTTCCAGAGCTTTAATAATCGCTTCAGCTTGGTCTTGTCCAATAAAAATTGGTAACGCCCTACGTTCTGAACTATCCTTGAGTAAAATCATCGGACTACGACTAGCTGCATTTAAGACAATGCCTGCAACTTTCATTTCAATCATGGGTTTGGCCTCTGAAGTAAATAAGATTGGCAGGAGTAAAGAGCGATAGATAACAATAAATTTTAAGATCTATATATATCTATCTTAAATTAAAATATGTTTTGAATATCTTTCAACCATGTTTAGGCAGAAAAACTAAAATGGAGTTGTTCTAAATGTTACTGTTAATCACAGTATGCCTCAGTTTTTTTACTGTTGCCTTTACTATTCAGAAAAAAATAATAGTTAAATTATTAAGCCTTCAAAAATACAATAATGTTTACAGGTTTAGTACAATCTTTAGGATCTATTGAGGCTTATACTCAAAATTCCTTTCAAATTTCATTAATAAGAGAACAGTCTGCGGTAGTAATGTCAGATTTGGCTATTGGTGATAGCGTTGCCGTAGATGGAGTATGTTTAACCGTAGAAGCGATTTTAGAGAGAGGTTTTGTAGCTACTGCTTCCCCTGAAACTCTTGAGAAAACAACTTTGGGCGACCGCGATCGCGCTGCTAAATACGTCAACTTGGAAACTTCACTGCGTATGGGAAGTAAAATTGGGGGACACTTTGTGACAGGACATATAGATGGTGTTGGCTGTTTGCTGGAATCGATTTCTACTGCTACATCCTGGGAGATTCGTTTTGGCATACCAACCGGAATGTCCGAACAGTGGCATCGAGTTGGTCGATATTTAGTATCTAAGGGGAGTATTGCCGTTAACGGTATTAGTCTGACCATTGCTGATTGCGCTGCTGATGGTAGTTGGTTTACTGCTGCTGTAATTCCTCATACCTATGCTGAAACTAATCTTAGTTACCTTCAAGCAGGACATTTGGTTAATCTGGAAAGCGATATCTTAGGCAAGTATGTCGATCAGCTAATTGCTCATCGTTTACCAACAAACTCGCAACCAGAAGCTATTAGTTTGTCTTTTTTAGCTGAACATGGGTATGGGTAATAAGTAATGAGTAATGAGTAATGAGTAATTTTCAATATGTCAGGAAATAAGTCAGAGAAAAAAGTTAAACATAAATCTTGTTATCAGTGCGAGGGTAAAGGCTATATAGAGATTAGAGACTGTGCGGGGGAGATACAACGCACTGAAACTTGTTCCTTTTGTGAGGGTAAAGGTTATAGGATTTCTCGTACTGGTTAGGATGTAAGTTAGTTAAGATTAGTTCGGAGTTCGGAATTCGAAGTTTGGAGTTCGGAGTTCGGAGTTCGAAGTTCGGAGTTCGGAGTTCGGAGTTCGAAGTTTGGAGTTCGAAAAAT
This genomic window contains:
- a CDS encoding energy transducer TonB, with protein sequence MSYESELNYQSGKLINPAKLSLLLSVALHLLVLKFGLPTLNFNNDSGQREVSVIELSPEQQSRLPDLYPQIENPNVPNISDLPPVDNSQPASPFAIPRSLIPGLGDPSNLPPVAIPPPPNFNLPPLPPVTDITLPPIGDLSQLPQPPEINPLDFKVDPSEFPPPDTNKPTSETAKPQQPKKNTQTAGKPEQKPGKKPQTKPQVKPKPEEIAAKKAADSAKGLSNLSQSLKKTQAGTTDEDARKNYIAWLTKVQEIEPKRIEVQGTYPRDACIRRLEGTSVYGVVVDAEGQVVALDLIKGAKYPIFNEQASQEISQSVLDNDTGKPKPYQVLVNYEYDAEICPSLTLPSIRREQKNQTTESEQKPQPTPAPQPKPKPEPKPEPPPESEPKPEPKPEPKPEPPPEPAAAPAPTPQPAPQPAPQPSPEPEPLPSLRDRLQNIPLPDRKPSELKDIPLPDKPNFKK
- a CDS encoding aldo/keto reductase, whose amino-acid sequence is MRQRRFGKTDLNLSVFSLGTMRCLASPQTNRQTIEQAIALGINHLETARGYGQSENYLGQALQDLAIPRQQIHLTTKLSPTPDPQQMSQWIDQSLSRLQVEYIDCLALHGINTWEHLNWVTNPDGCLSAIQTAIKQGKIKHLGFSTHGSLDLILAAIKTDLFEFVNLHYYYFFQRNHPAIALAQEKDLGIFIISPADKGGRLYTPPAKLVELSFPFTPLELNYRFLLSDRRITTLSIGAANPDELTTPLQVADADYPLTTSEKEVCKRLKQHLETSLTTDLCSQCYRCLPCPESINIPEILRLRNLTVAYEMQDYGQYRYGMLENAGHWFPGKKGNRCTDCGDCLPRCPEQLNIPTLLRDTHQRLKGKKRRRLWSE
- a CDS encoding bifunctional nuclease family protein; translated protein: MIEMKVAGIVLNAASRSPMILLKDSSERRALPIFIGQDQAEAIIKALEGHRPSRPLTHDLIANIFDDCNIKLERIIIHALTNDIFYAVLCINHKGVKKEIDCRPSDAVAIALRTDSPIWVLEEVVADASIPVDTDADDAERKAFREFVSRLSPEQLIKKSGYKEQH
- a CDS encoding riboflavin synthase, translating into MFTGLVQSLGSIEAYTQNSFQISLIREQSAVVMSDLAIGDSVAVDGVCLTVEAILERGFVATASPETLEKTTLGDRDRAAKYVNLETSLRMGSKIGGHFVTGHIDGVGCLLESISTATSWEIRFGIPTGMSEQWHRVGRYLVSKGSIAVNGISLTIADCAADGSWFTAAVIPHTYAETNLSYLQAGHLVNLESDILGKYVDQLIAHRLPTNSQPEAISLSFLAEHGYG